The following coding sequences are from one Nicotiana tabacum cultivar K326 chromosome 1, ASM71507v2, whole genome shotgun sequence window:
- the LOC107761416 gene encoding large ribosomal subunit protein eL43: MTKRTKKAGIVGKYGTRYGASLRKQIKKMEVSQHSKYFCEFCGKYAVKRKAVGIWGCKDCGKVKAGGAYTLNTASAVTVRSTIRRLREQTES, translated from the exons ATG ACTAAGAGGACCAAGAAGGCTGGAATAGTTGGAAAGTATG GTACCCGTTATGGTGCCAGTCTGCGTAAGCAGATTAAGAAGATGGAGGTTAGCCAGCATAGCAAGTACTTCTGCGAGTTTTGTGGAAAG TATGCAGTAAAAAGGAAAGCAGTGGGAATTTGGGGCTGCAAAGATTGCGGCAAAGTCAAAGCTGGTGGTGCTTACACATTGAA cACTGCAAGTGCGGTTACAGTTAGGAGTACAATCCGAAGACTGAGGGAGCAGACTGAGAGTTAG